A region from the Lemur catta isolate mLemCat1 chromosome 7, mLemCat1.pri, whole genome shotgun sequence genome encodes:
- the LOC123642152 gene encoding uncharacterized protein LOC123642152, with protein MDLREKEWALGKKAVAGQVMLDSNLQSSSFHGCRHPCHWCVRVAVLQLRNKAQLQAQPLRTTSLCANNDRPDSRCTGESLVAFFINSGSCSVIQKPHTTCKIIAAIVMNSISVGVTVVGIVLICQQISVFESEATTYTWQNMVGMMLLQYLLFSTVSELIIAIIIVHWFKVALRQEEPTEESSLESSFPETSAPLPLEVPPSESNPP; from the exons ATGGAtctgagagagaaagaatgggCATTAGGAAAAAAAGCAGTTGCCGGGCAAGTGATGCTGGATTCTAATCTCCAATCCAGCTCCTTCCATGGCTGCAGGCATCCTTGTCACTGGTGTGTGCGAGTGGCTGTACTCCAGCTGCGAAATAAGGCCCAGCTGCAAGCACAGCCCCTGCGAACCACTTCAC TCTGCGCAAATAATGATCGGCCTGATTCACGGTGCACTGGCGAATCTCTGGTTGCGTTC TTCATCAACTCAGGGTCCTGCAGTGTAATACAGAAGCCTCACACAACGTGTAAG ATTATTGCAGCAATTGTAATGAACAGCATAAGTGTTGGCGTGACTGTAGTTGGGATAGTTTTAATATGCCAACAGATTTCAGTTTTTGAATCAGAAGCAACTACATACACTTGGCAGAAC aTGGTTGGTATGATGCTTTTACAATATTTACTCTTCTCCACCGTCTCGGAACTGATCATTGCGATCATAATTGTCCACTGGTTTAAAGTAGCATTACGTCAGGAAGAACCCACTGAAGAAA GCTCCTTGGAATCTTCCTTCCCTGAAACTTCAGCACCGTTACCCTTGGAAGTCCCACCATCAGAATCCAACCCTCCATAA